The Falco biarmicus isolate bFalBia1 chromosome 1, bFalBia1.pri, whole genome shotgun sequence DNA segment AGTGAACTCGTACAGCTCCCTCAGACAGCTACAAGCTAAAAATCTGCTGTTGTGTGTCTACAAATTCCTTGGCTTTCTGACCTACTTCTAAGTTCAGATTTCACTTGACCAAAAGCGACAAAAGGTATTTCACAGGGGGTAAACTCACCTGTACTATGGGTATGACGAAAGACAGGGTTTTACCACTGCCAGTAGGTGCTGAGACACAGATGTCTCTGGGGCGGTATCCTCCCTGCCCCATCAAATACCCATTGGATGCACCCTGTAGAATAGCAGGAATCACCTCTGCCTGAACTgaacaaaaacagaaacaaacataaGCTATGGAGTTAATGAACTGGACTAAACCCAGTGTATCCAGAAAAGCAATTACACACAATGAATCTGTTTCCACATTGTGCTGTGGTTGCTACAGACATAAGACAAAGAAATCAAACCCaagtctgaaaagaaatgctATCTGCATTTATCTGGGAGCTTAGCACTGAATACAGAGATCTCCCTCTCCAAGAATTCAGCTATTTCTAGTGCTCAGCTAGGATGTTACTAtgttaaatactgttttcaacTCACCTGTCTTCTTGTTCTCATGTTAGGAAGGCACTGGGCAGATTCAAAACCTATGAATATTTGTCTGAAAGCATTCTTTAACTGAAGTACAAACTGCtcttacagaaacacagaacatgCAACAAGGCAACGCATCCATAGCTTCCAAGGAGCAAAATGCACAACTGCTATAGGGTTTGGAGTAACTCAAGTTCGCTGCAGAAGAATATACAGAGACTGAAGCAAACAGTTCTGTACAGACAACAGCTTTGGCTGTCATGCATGAATTCTCCCCTTTTCTGGCCCTGTGACAAGCCCTGACAAACTGGCCAACTTTGGTTTATCTATGAGGTTCAGCAGCCAGGGTATCTAGCTCTGTGACAAGACCATATGCAGCGATGCATATGATGTATGACTTCAGCAGACACCATCTTTACCACAGAGAGCACAACACTGCTTGATTTATCTACTACCATGAGCTGGAATTGATTTACGAGAAAACACAGCAGGTTTCTGATAGCAACTTCTTAAGATCTCCCAGGAAAAAATAAGCAGTACcacttaaattaaaatgttgcaTAACAACATACTTTAAAAGAGGAGACACATGCTGGCTTTCCAACGTAACCTGGATGAGTCTCTGATAAAATCTAAGCCTCCAGGCTCAGCTGGACCAAGTAACTGACTGAAGGTCAGAGATTCAaccttcttccctcctctccatATCCCCGCTTCCAGCTGTACTCTCCATTTATTTAGGAGCTGGTACTTATTGTACTCGTTTGCAAAACTGGTGAAATAATGGAAAACCaaggtttttttgcttgaattGTCTTCTGCTGCTTTAATGAGTTGAATGGGTTCCCAGAGAGATCAGATTAGCAGCAGAGATGGTGGAAGGTAAGGAACTAAAGCACATGCCTGGCATACGTGAGAAAAATGGGAGGACACAAGGAAGACCTCCCTCTTTTGGCAGCTGTAAGGCATTACTTCAAGCCACCGTATTTTGTGGAGCTGCACTTATGACTATGTAAGACTTCAATTACTCAGCCTAGATAAAGCTGTGGAAATGAAGGGTTAAAAATAGTGCAGTCACTTTGCTGCATTACACttggttttttctgtattttacttcACTGAGCACATCAAATATACAGCAACAGACTGCAGGAGGTATGTAAGTCagtttagaaagaaacaaaagcactaTCAAGGTACCTGGAAAAAAGGACTCTATCCCATTCATTTGCAGCTTTTTCAACAATCGGGGATGAATTCCTGGGACATCTCCGATTGGAATCAGATTATCTTTGATACGTTTCTGCACTAGTTTGGGTTGAGCAAGCCACTGTGGTAAGAAGGGCTGAACCTGAGATGGAGACAAGGAGAGTAACAAAGCACTTCTGCCATCAAACAGACAATATCATATGTAAAATAAGCTGGTAAGATGCATGTTCCTTCCTGACCATCATCATAATTCACTCAAGCTAGTTACCTTCTGCACTGGCTTTCTATCATAGTCTCCAAGAACCACCAGACTGGAGGGTGGAGGATTTGCCCCTTCCTCTGAGGCTAAGGACAGCTCCTCCTTTGTGCTCTgatttccttcagctttttcacTGTTCTCTTCTTCCCTTGTTTCAGCTCCCTCTGTTTCCTCatccctcttcttcctttcagaagacttatttttaaagttatttctgttttccttttgctcgATGTGTTCTTCAGAATCTGGAATTTGGATAAGAGGAATACAAAGCCACAGGTAAAAACGTGCTACAGAAAAGGGACATAAGGAACATTTTACAACGTAGGACTTATTTGACAACTTGCAAGCTCCTCTTTCTTCCTAAATCCAAATGCAAAAGTCAAACGTTTCTTTGACAGTATGAGGGCAAATGAAGACTGAGATGACATGCCTCCCTCCTTCATTTACACTAAATGGATCCTCAAAACTTGCAATATGGGGCTTTCCTCtaaaaaaggaattactttTGGGACGtattaaacagagaaaaacaaaatcgGGTAAATTTGGCAAGCCACTCAAAGGGCAACTTGTCTTTTGAGAACTGTCGACCAGAATAAACTGAAATCCTACGGCCTCAGTTTGCCGCTACCTGCTTCAGTCCTCTCTTGCCGCACTTTcgattttctattttctttcttcttcgAGGGAGTGCTGCCATCTCCTGCCTCCTCAGTACCCGCCCCTTCCTCAGAAGAGCTGCAAGGCTGTCGTTTCTTCTTTAGCTTCTTCAGTCCTTGTGCACAGGGTTGCTCATCgctctccttcttcctttttccaacGCCGGGCTCGCCTCCGGGGATCGGCGCTGGGCCGGTTGCCCCGGTCAGCTCGTCCTCCCCTCCGCCGGCCTGCGCCTCCCGCTGCTTCCTCAGCTGCCGGGCTTTGGCTTGCTGCCGCAGCCGCTCCAGCAGGGCCCGAGCCCGCTCCTCCgcctcagccccctcctcctgctcctcctccccgcCGTACCTGcaacagccaaacaaaacctCCTCAGGCACAAGCCACCCGACCACCCCCCGCTCGAGTCTGTGCCGCAGCCCCCGCAGGCGGGACGGGGTCGGGCCATCGGGTACCTGTTGATGCAGAAGAGCGCCATAGCCGCGTCGCGCCGCCCGGGCGCACGGAGATGACGTCAGCGGCGCCCGCGTGGCGGTGGCGGAAGGCTCCAGAAggcgcgggggcgggcgggcgcgcgcCACCTGCCGGCAGGGGAGGGACACCGCCGCGCGCAGCCTGAGGGGAGAGCGGCGCTGAGGGGCGGGCGGGAAAGAGCTCGAGGCGCCAGCGGGCGGGAAAACGCTGAGGGGAGAGAAGCCCCTCCGTCGCGGCCcgccccagctctgccaggtgGGAGCACGCCTCCGAGGCACCGAGggccagcagagcacagcataGCTGCAGGCACAGCTAGCTGGCCGAGAGCACAGGGGCTCACCGTACCACCGCAGGCCTTCCAGCACAGCGCCCGCAGTGCTGAGGGCCACCTCCCTGAAGGGGGCCGGCGGCGTATGCAGTGGGGGGTAGCAGCATTTCAACTGAGCAAGCAAAAGCACTCCTTCCTTGCTTGGCCCCACGAAGGTGGCACGtcaatagaggaaaaaaaaaacatccctGAAGCTGCAGGCACAGACCTGGCCCAAGGGCTGCTTCCACTGTGGCAACAGagaacacaaaagaaataaaaaaaaaaaaaaaacacctacaGCACAACCTCCACTGCCCCACCAACCCACAGCTGCAAGAAGTCCTAAAGGAACCTACAGCCTCTGAAGCCcaacaaggtaaaaaaaaaaaaacaaaaaaaatcaccatggAGTGCTGTCAGCCACCTGCCACTCAGTCTAACCCTACTGTGAAATACCATGTCTGAGAATAAAAGCAAACCTCAAGTgttccttttgtttgctttagcaGAGTGAAACAGTTCTGTTACCAATTGCCCAGCTCCACCCCCAACCTGCCAAAGACTACACCACACAGTTTACTTCtaaatcttttatttgttttctacacagagaaaacaggaatgtTGAAGCAGCAATATTTAAACACACTAGCAAGGAGCCATCAATCTGTGAGAGCGCACAAAATCCAACACGGGGCCATCTGTGCGGTGGTCTCTGCTACGGGGCAGGATCAGGGTAGGTCCAGGAGCAGCCTCTTCAGACAGATGGGAGAGCTCTACGCAAAGGTGGAGCCATTCCAGCCCACATTGGCAGCATTCATGTCAAAGTAGTTGATGTACACTCTGCAGAAGAGGCACAGGAAGACACAAACAATGACTTCATTAACTCATTTGTGTAAGTTATGAGTGAGACAGAACAGGACAGGGGGCAGTGCTTCTTATTCCTCAGAAGAAATGTCAAGCTTAATTTTTACCAAAACCTAGCTCAATTCTCCAGCacacatccagaaaaaaaaaaaatcaatattccTCAGAGTTCCTGGaactgcacttttttttgtcttcagtgcAAACTCTTCTTCAGTCTGGAACCATTCAGACACCAGACAGCTTTTGGTTAGCAGCCTGTCAAGAATTTCCAAAGATCAAAACCTTTTGTTTCTGAGCACTGCAGTCCTTCACACGTGTCAAATAGACCAGCAGCCCCACAAAAGCCAAGCAGGCCCTCAGGGTCAGCTCTGCACTTCTGCCTCCCAACCCCAGCGTGTCAGTAGCAGCTGCACACAGACACTCCCCCCAAGGCTCCACTGCCTGCGAGGGAACCATTCACAGCCTGCTGGTTTCCACTTGTTCTTTCAGTTCCAGCCTGTTAATGCTCCTCCATCATGCTTTCAGCCTCCCATCACCAGAGGACAAGACATCACACCTGAGAGGCAAGCTGTACCACTTGTCAGTCCTCTGGTATTTTTCCCTACTCTGAGAACAGGAAGCCATTTAACAGAGGGCTCAGATGTAGTCATTAAACTCTTAACTGGACATGAAAACACTGCAGATGAGCACTTGCTATTTTCTCAGTCACATGGACTTATTCCTggcttgctgtatttttaaacaatcttgtcaaagtaatttcagaaagcCAGATAAATAAGGTTAAAACTGTGTCCCAGCCTCACCTGTCTGCAGATACATGCAAGTGCTTAGAGATGAGATCACACAGCAGCTTGGTGTAAGTCTTGTTCTGCTGCCCTCCTATTTTGCCGATGCTGTAAAGGCTGCAGAGCGCGCAGGGATCAGTGGAGCCCCCGAAGGACATCATCTGATCAGGTACGATGTGCACAGCTATGTACTGCAGTAGGAGAACACAGTTACAGCAGGTCAGACCTTCCCTCTCAATGCAAACTTGCTTTACCTACCAACTTAAGCAGCACAGTTGTGTTCTGGGCTCAGGCAGCTCGCCCTCTGCACCCTTCCCAGCCTCTGGGGAAGCATTAACGGCTCAAGTCGCT contains these protein-coding regions:
- the MIF gene encoding macrophage migration inhibitory factor, with the protein product MPMFAIQTNVCKDAVPDSLLGDLTQQLAKATGKPAQYIAVHIVPDQMMSFGGSTDPCALCSLYSIGKIGGQQNKTYTKLLCDLISKHLHVSADRVYINYFDMNAANVGWNGSTFA